CAGCCGGTTGCCCGAGGTCAGCGAGCGGCTCGGCGCGCAGGTGGCCCACGTGGTGCAGCAGCTGCGCTCGGAGTCGCTGCTCAAGCCGCCCGGCGTCGCGGAGACCCTCGACTGGGCGCGGGCGCTGCAGCGCCTGGGCGCCGAGGAGCTCGACCTCGACACGGCGTCGCGCACGCTGGGGGCCGTCGTGAAGTACCGCGAGGACACCGACCGCGTGAAGCAGGCCCTCGACCGGATGCTGGCGGGCTGAGGTGACGGCCGGCACGAGGCAGGCCCCGCCGGGACCGGCGCACCCGGCCGACGAGGTGTTCCTCGGATTCACCCGGGCGCTGCGGTCGGCCGGGCTGCGCGTCACCCACGACCGCGCGACCGGCTTCGTGCAGGCCGCCACCCTGGTCGGCGCGGGCGACGCGCAGGCGGTCTTCCGGGCCGGCCGGGCCACGCTGTGCAGCAGCCCCGACGACCTCGAGCGCTACGCCCACGTCTTCGAGGCGTGGTTCGGCGCCCGCGAGCGGCTGCCGCGCAGCATCCCCTCGGAGAAGCCGCGCCAGCTGCGCTCGCCGCTCCCGGTCGGCGAGGGCGGCGAGGCCGGCGGCGAGGACACCCCCGAGACGATCCAGGCGGCGGCCAGCGACGCCGAGGTCCTGAGCCGCCGCGACGTCGCCACCCTGCGACCCGACGAGAAGGCGCTGCTCGACGCCATGATCCGCGCCCTGCGGCCGCGGATGCCGCAACGCCGCGCGACGCGACGCACCCCCTGGCGGCGCGGCGAGGTCGACCTCCACCGCACCCTGCGCACCACGCTGCGCCGGATGGGCGAGCCCGCCCGGGTCGAGCACCGCCGCCGCGGCACCGCCCCGCGCCGGGTGGTGCTGCTGGTCGACGTCTCCGCCTCCATGAAGCCGTACGCCGACGCGCTCCTGCGGCTGTGCCACCTGCTCGCCCGCAGCGGCG
This genomic interval from Nocardioides scoriae contains the following:
- a CDS encoding vWA domain-containing protein, whose amino-acid sequence is MFLGFTRALRSAGLRVTHDRATGFVQAATLVGAGDAQAVFRAGRATLCSSPDDLERYAHVFEAWFGARERLPRSIPSEKPRQLRSPLPVGEGGEAGGEDTPETIQAAASDAEVLSRRDVATLRPDEKALLDAMIRALRPRMPQRRATRRTPWRRGEVDLHRTLRTTLRRMGEPARVEHRRRGTAPRRVVLLVDVSASMKPYADALLRLCHLLARSGEQGRRRVEVFTLGTRLTRVTDAMRTADPERALVRAGEQVPDWSGGTRLGETLGAFLDRWGARGMARGAVVVVFSDGWERGDAVELGEQMQRLQRLARRVVWVNPHRGKDGYEPVQQGIAAALPHCDDFVAGHSLQAFDEVLEVIGRA